CAATCATCATTCGGTTATACAAACCAACAGCCACACCGAGAGTATCAAAACCTGCACCCATATTTGCACTGGTTGCAGGCACTCTTAATTTAATCATTAATCCATTACACGAATGTTTGCCACAACATCAGACAGCTTAGCAAGTTTTTCTTCAACCTCAGATTTAGTAAGCGGTGAAGTCACAAACGCTGACTCATTGTCTATAATATTATCGACAAATTCGCACTTTCCGAATATTTTCTGAACATTTTCTGCAGAATCAGTTGTTCTTACAAAGTATTCAAACTTCTTCGAATCAATATCAGCCATAATATTTTCAGTCGGCTTTTCCCAGAAAATCTTCTTACTTCTGTCGCTGTGCTTAACCGCGTCAACAACGTCGGCAACAACAGCACTTGCAGTAGGAAGTTTACCTGCACCCTTACCGTAGAACATTACATCGCCTACGCAATCGCCTGTAACCATAATGGCATTGAATACACCGTCAACACCGGCAAGAGGACTGCTGTTTTTTATCACCATAGGTGATACGATTGAGTAAACCTTGCCGTTTTCGTCAAACTGTGCATATCCGATAAGTTTTATAACTGAATCCATAGCAGCGGCATATTTAACATCGTCAAGAGTAATGTTTGTTATACCATCTGTATCAATATCATTGTAATCAATCATTTTGCCCGACGCAAGTGACGCCAAAATCGCAATCTTTCTGCAAGCGTCGTGACCTTCAATATCGGCGGCAGGATTTCTCTCTGCGAAACCGTTATTTTGTGCGTCTTTTAGGGCTGTTTCAAAAGTCTTGCCCTTTCTTATCATCTGGTCAAGAATATAGTTTGTTGTACCGTTTAAAATACCGGCAATCTTCAATATATTGTTAGCCGTTAGACATTGATGCATAGGTCTTATAATCGGAATACCGCCGCCTACACTTGCCTCAAAGAAGTAGTTTACATTTTTCCCTCGGGCAATCTCCAAAAGCTCTGTCCCGTATGTGGCAACAAGCTCCTTGTTAGACGTTACAACGCTCTTTCCCGCTTCAAGAAGACTTTTTGTAAATTCATATGCAGGGTGAAGTCCTCCCATAACTTCCGCAACAACGCTTACTTCGTCATCGTTAAGTATGTCATTGAATTCTTTTGTAAAAAGTTCTTTTTCGGGATGGTCGTCAAAATCGCGAATGTCAAGAATGTACTTTATATCCACACTTTCACCATTCGCACTGCGGCTGAGCTTGTCACTGTTGGTCTTAATTATGTCGTATACACCACTTCCAACAGTACCGTAGCCCATTATTGCAACCTTTGCCATTCTTATGCCTCCCTTATTTTTCTTTCATTATAATATGTATTTTGTTATAGTAATATCTATAATAAAATATATTACCATATCACTGTGATAAAGTCAATGTTTTCAAACGCCAAATATGACCTTTTTAATCAAAGTTCTTTTGTGTAAATTAACACTAACATTTTTATCGTCTGTTATTTTTCTTTATCTCTCTGTTAATCTTCGCATTCATTCCGCTGCCTTTTAAATACGGCAGAATACTCATACATTTGCCGTCTGCCACGATTATATGGTCAAGCATTTTTATACCGGCGAAAAAAAGCGTATGCTCCAAAGCCTGTGTCGTAACCAAATCGGCATTTGACGGTTTTAAAATTCCGCTTGGGTGATTGTGCGTAAATACAACCTGTGACGCGTCACTTTTAACCGCACTTCTAAGCACCTTCGCAACATCAAGTTCAACGCTTTCAAAACTGCCCTCGAAAAGCATTTCCTGATTAATAATTCTGTTTTTCGGATCAAGGCAAATCATATAACAACATTCACGATTTTTGCCGTCAAACAGATTGCACAAATAATTTTCACTCGTTTCACTGTTTAAAACAAACACGTCCGTATTATATTTTTCCGTATTGTAATACTGTATAAATTCACCGAGAGAACATATGTAATCGGCGGTTTTTTCACCTACACCGTCTATGCTCATAAGACGTTTTTTAGAAGTGTGGAACACATTCACAAATCCACCGCACTCTTTAATCAAATTATGTGCTATATCATTCGTATCCGCCACCGGAATTACGTTGTAGAGAAGATACTCCAAAACCTTATGTTTCTGCCACGTTTTGAAACCGCCTTTTTCAAAATCCTCACGCATTCTTTTTCTGTGACCTTTGTGATTGTTTGTGTCCATTATTTCACCGCCATTACTTCATTCTACGGCTTATTATACACTATTTTACTATAATTTGTCTACAAAATTCGACAAATTATTTACACAAAAAAACGGAGCATACTAAAACAGTATGTTCCGTAAAAAACAATATTAATTCAAATTGTATACAAAACCATGTGGTTTTGTATACTTTATTCTTGGGAGTTTGAGGTGCCTTTTCAGTAGTTTTGCCTTTGGCAAAACCGCTCTACGAGCGTCGGACGTCTTTCCGATACTCCCTCATTGAAAATCATTTCTGACGACATGTGCGGCAGAAAGGACTCAAAATCTAAAGTTTCGACTTTGGAGGAACTTTAGATTTTTTCTCTGAAAACACTCAAAAATCACATCGCAAGATGTGATTTTTGGAGCTGGCGACATTTTGTCGCCAGGCTCTCAGTTACTTGTTTTCAACCAATCTCTTAGTGTCAATAGCAATCATAAGTTCTTCGTTTGTAGGGATAACAAGAGTTTTAACTGTTGCATCGTCAGCTGAAATATCAACTGTACCCCTTGCAGCGTTCTTGTCCTCGTTAATCTTGATACCCATAAAGTCAAGCCCCTCAACAACTGCTGATCTTGTAGCCGCATCATTTTCACCTACGCCGGCAGTGAATACAACTGCGTCAACACCGCCCATAGCGGCAGCATAAGCACCGATGTCTTTCTTAACTTGGTATGAGAACATATCAAGAGCAAGCTGTGCTCTGTCATTTCCTTCTTTAGCGGCAGCAGACAAATCTCTGAAGTCAGATGATACGCCCGAAACACCCGAAACTCCGCTTTCCTTGTTCATAAGAGCGTCAACGTCTTTAGCTGACATACCTTTTTGGTTGATAAGATATGTAACGACAGCAGGGTCCATTGAACCTGTTCTTGTACCCATTGGCACACCGTCAAGAGGAGTGAATCCCATTGATGTATCTATACACTTACCGCCGTCAACAGCTGTAATTGATGAGCCGTTGCCAAGGTGGCAAGTAACAATCTTAAGGTCTTCTGCCGGCTTGCCTAAAAATTCAGCAGCCTTTTGTGAAACATACTTGTGGCTTGTACCGTGGAAACCATACTTTCTGATACCGTAGTTTTTGTAGTATTCATATGGCAAAGCATACATATATGCCTTTGGAGGCATTGTCTGGTGGAATGCTGTATCGAATACACCAACCATAGGAGTGTTAGGCATAATCTTTTGGCAAGCCTTGATTCCGATAATGTTCGGTGGGTTATGTAGAGGAGCAAGCGGTGTACACTTTTCAAGTGCTTTCATAACTGCTTCTGTAATTACGCATGAACCTGCAAATTCTTCACCGCCGTGTACAACTCTGTGACCGACTGCACCGATTTCGTCCATTGACTTGATAACACCGATTTTTTCATCAACAAGTGCGTCAATAACCATCTGAATTGCGTCACCGTGATCCTTCATCGGCTTTTCAATCTTAGTCTTTTCGTCCTTTGCAACATTTGTGTGTTGAAGATTTGAACCTTCAATACCAATTCTTTCGCAAAGACCCTTTGCCATAACTTGTTCGTTGTCCATATCTATAAGCTGGTACTTCAATGATGAACTACCCGCATTTATAACTAATATTTTCATATTAAAATTCCTTTCATTTTTTATTAATTTATAACACAAACCACTTAATGTAACCGCTTGGTATTAAGCGGTAGATTGCGTGCATATCGCTTTTTCTTGGTTGCCGTCGCGTACGCCGGTACGCAAGGCGAACAAAAAATGCGAGAGGTGCGTGATATACCGCTTAAGACTGTGCTTGGATTGCGGTTATAGCGACTACTCCTGCAATGTCCTCCGCACTGCAGCCTCTTGAAAGGTCGTTTACAGGCTTTGCGATACCTTGAAGAATAGGTCCGTAAGCTTCGGCCTTAGCAAGTCTTTGAGTAAGTTTGTAACCGATGTTACCTGCGTCAAGGTTAGGGAAAATAAGTACATTCGCACTGCCTGCAACGTCTGATGAAGGAGCTTTCGACTTAGCAACACTGTCAACGATAGCGGCGTCAAGCTGAAGTTCACCGTCAAGCTTTAATTCAGGAGCCTTTTCCTTTGCAAGCTTTGTAGCCTCTTGCATTTTGTCAACAAGGGCACTCTTTGCACTGCCGTATGTAGAATATGAAAGCATTGCAACTCTCGGTTCGTCTTGGATAAGCTGTTTGTATGATGCAGCTGATGAAATAGCGATTTCACTTACTTCGTCAGCAGTCGGATCTTGGTTAAGACCACAGTCACCGAAAATAAATGTACCGTTGTGACCGTATTCGCAGTTAGGAACATTCATAATAAAGAATGCAGATACAAGCTTTGTACCCGGTGCAGTCTTTAGAATTTGAAGTGACGGACGAATTGTGTCGGCTGATGAGTGAATAGCACCCGATACCATACCGTCAGCATCACCTTGTTTAACCATCATTACCGCATAATATGACGGATCTTTGATTGTTTCGGCAGCCTGTTCAGGTGTAATGCCCTTTTTCTTTCTCAATTCATAGAATACGTTTGCGTATTCTTCGTTCTTTTCACTGTTTTCGCTGTCAACAATTTTGATACCGTCAATATCAAGATTTTCAGCGGCAGCCATTGTCTTTATTTTGTCAGGGTTACCTACAAGAATAATCTTTGCATAGCCCTCTTTTTTTACCATTTCAGCAGCCTTCAAAGTTCTGATTTCTTCGCCCTCTGCAAGAACGATAGTTTTGATGTCCTTTTTGGCTCTTTCCTTTAATTGTTCTATGAATGTACTCATTACACAAAACTCCTTTTTCTCTTTATAATTTTTTACCTCTTTTTATTATATACCTTTTTTTCATCTTTTTCAAGTAAATATCTTAAAAAATTGCTTTATTTTGGCTTGTGAATTTTCTAACAATTTCACTCGACTATTTACCCACGCAAAAGCTGTGGAATATCGCCGTAACAATATCGTCCGACACAGTTTCGCCCGTAATTTCGCCAAGTGCGTCAATGGCGATATTAATATCAATCGATGCAATATCAGACGGCATATTCATATCAATAGCCTCAACAACCCGTCCGAGTGCTTCGCCTGCTTTTATAAGCGCCGTCTTGTGACGCATATTTGTTATAACGGCACTGTCCTCTCTTGCAAGCTCGCCGAAATTATAAACCTTGCGGATTTCATCGGCAAGAATATCAAGTCCCATACCCGTTTTCGCACTCACTTCAATAACAACACTGCCGTTTGCCTTTGCCTTAACCGCCTCAACATATTTGCTTTGACCCAGGTCGGTTTTGTTGATAAGAACAATTCGTTTTTTGTTTTTGGTCGCATGCAGAACTTCCACGTCCTCATCACCGAAAAATCCGCTGCCGTCTATCATAACGACAACAAGGTCAGCCTTTTCAATAGATTTAATCGACTTTTCAACGCCGATTTTTTCAACCGTATCATCAGTATTTCTTATACCTGCCGTATCGATAAGCATAAGAGGTATTCCGTCAAGGTTGATATATTCCTCTATAACATCACGTGTTGTTCCCGCAATGTCGGTAACAATCGCTCTTTCCTCTCTTGCAAGCGAATTTAAAAGTGACGATTTACCAACGTTCGGTTTGCCTACTATAACCGTCTTTATACCGTCACGCAATATTTTACCGCTGTCGGCGGTTGACAAAAGTTTATTCACTCTGTTTTTGCAGTCATGCGCAACATTTCTTATATCGTCAGTCGTAATATCCTCCAAATCTTCATCCGGATAATCTATCGTGACTTGCATTTGTGCGGCAAGGTGAACAAGCTCATTTCTTACATTTTCGATTTCTTTTGAAAGTGAACCCTCAAGCTGTGAAAGTGCATTTCGCTGTGCAAGTTCGTTTGTTGAATTTATAATATCAATTACCGCCTCTGCCTGTGACAAATCTATACGTCCGTTCAAAAATGCACGTTTCGTAAACTCACCGGGCTCTGCCATATACGCGCCTGCTCTTATAATCGTATCAAGTACCGCTCTTGACGCTGTACTTCCTCCGTGAGTGCTGATTTCCACAACATCTTCACGCGTAAAAGTTTTCGGTGCAAGCATAACCGTTGCAAGCACTTCGTCAACCTTTTCGCCCTTTTCATTTTTTATAAAACCGTAATGAACGGTATGTGTATCGCAATCGGCAAGTTTTTTACTTCCGAAGAAAACCTTGTCCGCAACTTTAATAGCGTCATTACCGCTTATTCTTATAACAGCTATACCGCCGTTACCCTGCGGAGTGGAAATTGCCGCAATAGTTCGTTCCATTTTATCAAGTCCTTTCTTACAAATAAAGAGGTCTATTACATTAGACCCCTTTGTTCTTTCATATTCAGCAAAAATTCATAAGGCACATAACCGCCCGAAACTTTTCCAAGCTCCACATCAGGCTTATTACCGCCGTGAAAATCACTTCCGCCGGACTTTACAAGTCCTAATTTATCGCATATATCAAAACACATTTTTGAAAATTCTTCGGAATAGCAGTTATATAAACATTCCGTACCGTCAAGTCCGTATTCCTTTAATTGTTTCAAAAGTGAATACAATTTGTCGTAATCTTCCGTAATATAAACAGGGTGTGCCAAAATCGCCAAACCGCCTGCATTTTTAATCATTTCAATACTTTCTTTAGGCGAATACGTTTTTCGCGGAACATAACAGCTCATACCCTTGCCTAGATACTTTTTGAATGCCTCGTCTACTGACGCAACATATCCCTTCTTCACCATAGCATGGGCAATATGTGCTCTGCCTGTATTCAAAAGCGTTGCACCGTCTTTTTGCGACAGTATATCGTCAACCGATATTTCCATACCTTGCCCGTTCACAAGTTCAAGTACTTTTTTGTTACGCACTTCTCTTGCATTTTTTAGTTCGTCAAGTTTTTCGGCAAGTTCAGTATCGTTTTCATCAATAAACAAGCCGACTATGTGCATTTCTTTTTCGTACTTTGCACTTATTTCAACGCCAGATATACCCTCAATTCCGTATTCACCGCAAGCACGTTTGAACTCGGCAAGTCCGTTTATCGTATCGTGGTCTGTAAGTGCGACGGCACTGAGTCCTGTTTTATGTGCTTTATGCGCAACCTCCGACGGAGTAAACGTACCGTCGGACGCAGTTGAATGCGTATGCAAATCAATCTTTTTTATCATCGATAAGTCCCTGCAATTCTGCCATAAACGTATCTATATCATCAAAACTTTTGTATACAGACGCAAAACGTACATAAGCAACTTCATCAAGTTTTTTAAGCTTTTCCATAACCTTTTCACCGATAGCGGTGCTTTCGATTTCACGCGTCATTGACTGATACAATTCGCTTTCAATATCGTCCGCAATCTGTTCCATTTGCGATAGAGATATAGGACGTTTTTCGCAAGCCGTAATTATTCCTTTTAACACTTTTCCTCTGTCATACTGCTGACGTGACTGATCTTTCTTTATAACCGCAAGCGAAATCGCCTCAAGCTTTTCGTATGTAGTGAAACGCTTTTGACATTTTAAGCACTCACGTCTTCTTCTGATGGAATTGCTTTCTTCGGTAGGTCTTGAATCAATGACCTTACTTTCGGCAAATCCGCAATATGGACATCTCATTTGTGTTTCTCCTTTATGTATAGTATTTATGGTATTATTATATACTATTCGATAATTTTTTTCAAGATAATTTTTCATTATCAATATCAAAAAATCGCACAAGAACCAAATCTTCCCCGACCACCTCAATAGCGCTCCACGGAATGACAAGTTCACCCCCTCCGAAAAGCCTTGCCAAACAGCACCCTTTTCGCGGAACTATTATAGCTTCGATGTTCCCCGTACTCTCGCTTATCTCCACGTCACTGATGCGTCCAAGCCGCTCTGCCGTCTTTATATTCACAACTTCTTTTTGTTTTAAATTATACCCTCGAAACATAATATATTCATATCCTTTCTGTATTTCATTGTGTGTGTTATATTTATGATTTTGTTGACTTAATTATTATAATCAGTTATAATCTTAATTATAAAAGGTAGGTGGAAAATATGAAATTGATAAGCGTTATAGTGCCTGTATACAACACTGAAAAATATATCGAAAAATGCGTTATGAGCATACTTAACCAAACATATAAAAATCTCGAAATAATACTTATTGATGACGGCTCAACGGATAATTCACCGCAAATATGCGACAGTCTTGCCGAAAAAGACAACAGAATTACGGTAATCCACCAGCCTAACGGAGGTGTGTCTTCCGCACGAAACATCGGTCTTGACAATACGCACGGCGATTATATAACGTTTGTCGATTCCGATGATTATATCGAACCGAATATGATTGAGTTTCTTTCAGAAAATATCGGTGATACCAATATAGCAATGTGCGGTTACACCAGTGTAGAGGAAAACGGCAATCTCTCTCCGCAGGAAAACGTAACTGTCACAGACGGAATTATATCAACCGATACATTTTGGAATTATTTTTACACCGACACAAGAATTTATTACGTCACCTTGTGGGCAAAGTTATATAAAAGTCATCTTTGGAATAATGTTCGTTTTCCGCTTAATACGTTGCATGAGGACGAATTTGCCGTACATCAAATAATAAGTCAATGCAGCAAAATCGCAGTTTCAAAAAAACCGCTTTATTTTTATCTTCAGCGTGAGGGCAGTATTATGCACACGCAGTTTAAAACCGAAAACCTAAACGCCGCCGAAGGTATGCTTGACCGTTGTCAATTTTTCTTTAACAAAAAAGAATACACCCTCGCCGAAAAGGCTCTTTCTATGGCAATGTACAGTATCATTAAAGGTTACGGCATTTTAGGAGAAAGCGATAAAATCAAAGAGCTTTATAATCAATTTCGTTTGATGTACCGAAAACTTGTTTTTAAAAATACAAGTATGAAATTCAAATATAAATGCGGAATTTTCGCACTAAATAAACAAATATTCATCAAATTAAAAAAGTGACGACTGCTCGGTCGTCACTTTTTGTATATCCATATACGGGTTCATTTTGTCGTTCCATATATAAACCGATATTTCTGTATTTTTCAGTTCATTCGGTATTGTAAATTCTGCCGTAAAATCATCATTTACGTTCACCGTTTCAACTCGTTTCAAAACATCATTTTCTTTGTATACAACATACATTTTTATATTTTCCGCCGACACTTGCTTGTCTAATATAATTTTCGCATTAACCCTGTCACCGTCTTTTGTAAACTCAACTTTGTTGCTTACAGTCGGTATTGCCGTCGGTTCGGCGGTCGGCTTAACTGTCGGTGTTGCAGTCGGTTCTGTGGTTGGCTTAACTGTCGGTGTCGCCGTTGTTTCGGCCGTTGGCTTAACTGTCGGTGTCGCCGTCGGTTCGGCTGTTGGTGTTGCTGTCGGTGTTGCCGTCGGTTCGGCGGTCGGCTTAACTGTCGGTGTCGCCATCGGTTCGGCTGTTGGTGTTGCTGTCGGTGTCGCCGTTGGTTCGACTGTTGGTGTTGGTGTTGCTGTCGGTGTTGCCGTTGGTTCGGCGGTTGGTGTTGCTGTCGGTGTCACATCTCCGACAATCAGTTTAAAGCTACGTTCAACATTTCCGCTTGCAGTCGGTGCAGTAACCGTTACATCATACACGCCCTCTGCAATATCATCCATGAATCCAATCGTTGACGAATATTTCGTCACACTTATATTGTCCGTTATCGGTGCAAAGCACATATTAAGTTCCTTAAAATCACCCTCATAATTCCCGTCATCTGTCAATGTCGAATTTCTCGGGCCGTACGTTTCACCGTTATACGAAACGGTATAAACAAGCGGTACCATACTTATATCATAAAAACCGCTGCCCTCAAATTCCGTTTCAATCGGAATATCAAAATAGCCTTGATTAACTTCAAGTGAAGTGTCATTAAACTCACTTCCTGTTATCCCAAAACTTTTCAAAACAACAGATTCTTCCGTTTTACTGCTCGTCTTAAAGCCGTCCACCGTCTTGTCAAGCGTCATATGCGATTGAGTGGCATACGGATTGAAAGTAAAACTTCCGTCACCTTTTGATGTCTTAATATATAATCTGTCATACTCGGCAATACCCGAAGAATTTACTCCGCCCGAAGTTTGAAATTCTGTCACACCGCTTAATGTACCGTTTACCGTAAGCAATCCGTCCTTTGCCAAAACAAGTGTACCTCCGCCGTAAAAATCATTTACACTGCATTCACCCAAGTTTGACATATCCAAAATTCCGTTTGAATTAATCTTTACGTTGACATCGTCATTAATCTCGGTAAGTTCAAGCATTCCGCTGTCCACCGTAAGCAAACCTATATTTTTCATTGCACTGCTGTACTGATACTCCGTTACCACACTGACATTTGCTCTGCCGCTACCGCAGTCGCCGTCAATCTCACAAATAGAACTGTTGCTCAAATTAATATTCACATTACCCGTCACACCGTACACTGTCGAACCGGCAGTCGGTGCGGTCGGCTCATTATTCGGATCAAGGAAATTATCGGAATTATAATAACCTTCTTTCGCTCCGCAAGAATACACCTTACCGATATTTTTACCCGTCACACCGTTTATATCAATTTCAACATCTTTATCAAAACTGCCGTTGATACTTCCGGCATAGATATTTCCGAAATGCGTTTTATTACCGCTTAAAACTATC
The DNA window shown above is from Hominilimicola fabiformis and carries:
- a CDS encoding homoserine dehydrogenase — its product is MAKVAIMGYGTVGSGVYDIIKTNSDKLSRSANGESVDIKYILDIRDFDDHPEKELFTKEFNDILNDDEVSVVAEVMGGLHPAYEFTKSLLEAGKSVVTSNKELVATYGTELLEIARGKNVNYFFEASVGGGIPIIRPMHQCLTANNILKIAGILNGTTNYILDQMIRKGKTFETALKDAQNNGFAERNPAADIEGHDACRKIAILASLASGKMIDYNDIDTDGITNITLDDVKYAAAMDSVIKLIGYAQFDENGKVYSIVSPMVIKNSSPLAGVDGVFNAIMVTGDCVGDVMFYGKGAGKLPTASAVVADVVDAVKHSDRSKKIFWEKPTENIMADIDSKKFEYFVRTTDSAENVQKIFGKCEFVDNIIDNESAFVTSPLTKSEVEEKLAKLSDVVANIRVMD
- a CDS encoding JAB domain-containing protein, whose translation is MDTNNHKGHRKRMREDFEKGGFKTWQKHKVLEYLLYNVIPVADTNDIAHNLIKECGGFVNVFHTSKKRLMSIDGVGEKTADYICSLGEFIQYYNTEKYNTDVFVLNSETSENYLCNLFDGKNRECCYMICLDPKNRIINQEMLFEGSFESVELDVAKVLRSAVKSDASQVVFTHNHPSGILKPSNADLVTTQALEHTLFFAGIKMLDHIIVADGKCMSILPYLKGSGMNAKINREIKKNNRR
- a CDS encoding acetate/propionate family kinase, with the protein product MKILVINAGSSSLKYQLIDMDNEQVMAKGLCERIGIEGSNLQHTNVAKDEKTKIEKPMKDHGDAIQMVIDALVDEKIGVIKSMDEIGAVGHRVVHGGEEFAGSCVITEAVMKALEKCTPLAPLHNPPNIIGIKACQKIMPNTPMVGVFDTAFHQTMPPKAYMYALPYEYYKNYGIRKYGFHGTSHKYVSQKAAEFLGKPAEDLKIVTCHLGNGSSITAVDGGKCIDTSMGFTPLDGVPMGTRTGSMDPAVVTYLINQKGMSAKDVDALMNKESGVSGVSGVSSDFRDLSAAAKEGNDRAQLALDMFSYQVKKDIGAYAAAMGGVDAVVFTAGVGENDAATRSAVVEGLDFMGIKINEDKNAARGTVDISADDATVKTLVIPTNEELMIAIDTKRLVENK
- the pta gene encoding phosphate acetyltransferase, giving the protein MSTFIEQLKERAKKDIKTIVLAEGEEIRTLKAAEMVKKEGYAKIILVGNPDKIKTMAAAENLDIDGIKIVDSENSEKNEEYANVFYELRKKKGITPEQAAETIKDPSYYAVMMVKQGDADGMVSGAIHSSADTIRPSLQILKTAPGTKLVSAFFIMNVPNCEYGHNGTFIFGDCGLNQDPTADEVSEIAISSAASYKQLIQDEPRVAMLSYSTYGSAKSALVDKMQEATKLAKEKAPELKLDGELQLDAAIVDSVAKSKAPSSDVAGSANVLIFPNLDAGNIGYKLTQRLAKAEAYGPILQGIAKPVNDLSRGCSAEDIAGVVAITAIQAQS
- the mnmE gene encoding tRNA uridine-5-carboxymethylaminomethyl(34) synthesis GTPase MnmE, translating into MERTIAAISTPQGNGGIAVIRISGNDAIKVADKVFFGSKKLADCDTHTVHYGFIKNEKGEKVDEVLATVMLAPKTFTREDVVEISTHGGSTASRAVLDTIIRAGAYMAEPGEFTKRAFLNGRIDLSQAEAVIDIINSTNELAQRNALSQLEGSLSKEIENVRNELVHLAAQMQVTIDYPDEDLEDITTDDIRNVAHDCKNRVNKLLSTADSGKILRDGIKTVIVGKPNVGKSSLLNSLAREERAIVTDIAGTTRDVIEEYINLDGIPLMLIDTAGIRNTDDTVEKIGVEKSIKSIEKADLVVVMIDGSGFFGDEDVEVLHATKNKKRIVLINKTDLGQSKYVEAVKAKANGSVVIEVSAKTGMGLDILADEIRKVYNFGELAREDSAVITNMRHKTALIKAGEALGRVVEAIDMNMPSDIASIDINIAIDALGEITGETVSDDIVTAIFHSFCVGK
- a CDS encoding PHP domain-containing protein, encoding MIKKIDLHTHSTASDGTFTPSEVAHKAHKTGLSAVALTDHDTINGLAEFKRACGEYGIEGISGVEISAKYEKEMHIVGLFIDENDTELAEKLDELKNAREVRNKKVLELVNGQGMEISVDDILSQKDGATLLNTGRAHIAHAMVKKGYVASVDEAFKKYLGKGMSCYVPRKTYSPKESIEMIKNAGGLAILAHPVYITEDYDKLYSLLKQLKEYGLDGTECLYNCYSEEFSKMCFDICDKLGLVKSGGSDFHGGNKPDVELGKVSGGYVPYEFLLNMKEQRGLM
- the nrdR gene encoding transcriptional regulator NrdR, giving the protein MRCPYCGFAESKVIDSRPTEESNSIRRRRECLKCQKRFTTYEKLEAISLAVIKKDQSRQQYDRGKVLKGIITACEKRPISLSQMEQIADDIESELYQSMTREIESTAIGEKVMEKLKKLDEVAYVRFASVYKSFDDIDTFMAELQGLIDDKKD
- a CDS encoding YlmC/YmxH family sporulation protein, encoding MFRGYNLKQKEVVNIKTAERLGRISDVEISESTGNIEAIIVPRKGCCLARLFGGGELVIPWSAIEVVGEDLVLVRFFDIDNEKLS
- a CDS encoding glycosyltransferase family 2 protein codes for the protein MKLISVIVPVYNTEKYIEKCVMSILNQTYKNLEIILIDDGSTDNSPQICDSLAEKDNRITVIHQPNGGVSSARNIGLDNTHGDYITFVDSDDYIEPNMIEFLSENIGDTNIAMCGYTSVEENGNLSPQENVTVTDGIISTDTFWNYFYTDTRIYYVTLWAKLYKSHLWNNVRFPLNTLHEDEFAVHQIISQCSKIAVSKKPLYFYLQREGSIMHTQFKTENLNAAEGMLDRCQFFFNKKEYTLAEKALSMAMYSIIKGYGILGESDKIKELYNQFRLMYRKLVFKNTSMKFKYKCGIFALNKQIFIKLKK